One window of the Vigna radiata var. radiata cultivar VC1973A chromosome 1, Vradiata_ver6, whole genome shotgun sequence genome contains the following:
- the LOC106767078 gene encoding uncharacterized protein LOC106767078, giving the protein MLKMKFLDWYLKIGFVSALVGASMEVFMIKTGFYDKVTVLESEKRAWENSPDAQAIREALNPWRHIDAEETKKS; this is encoded by the exons atg TTGAAAATGAAGTTTCTTGATTGGTACTTGAAGATTGGGTTTGTATCTGCTTTGGTTGGGGCTTCTATGGAGGTGTTCATGATCAAAACTGGCTTCT ATGACAAAGTAACTGTTTTGGAGTCAGAAAAGCGTGCTTGGGAGAATTCTCCGGATGCTCAGGCTATTAGAGAAGCTCTCAACCCCTGGAGACATATTGATGccgaagaaacaaaaaagtccTGA